A window of Thermoproteus sp. genomic DNA:
GAAGCCCAGCCCCAGCGACCTGCCTATCTCCTCGGTGGTCACAAAACATAGGAGGCCTCCTGCGTTGAGTCTCAACCACCTCACTAGGCTGGGCGTCATCACGTCGGCCCTAACGACGAAGTCCGCCTCGGCCTCTCTATTATCGCCGTCGTATATCAGAACCGGCTTGCCCCGCCTAAGAGCCTCCACGGCGCCTTCGACGTCTGATTTCATCGTCAACTAGAGTTAATGTATATAAATGCTTTATGTAAACACTTGTTTACAGCGGACTTTATACCTCAACACGACCTCCTGCCCGCACTCGCAGATCTCTGCCGACTTCAATTCGAGCCTAAACGGCGCCTCATCCGTGTCCTTATAGCCGGGCCCCTCCAGGAGCGAAGTGCCGGAGCCGAAGGCGTAGGGAGTCACAGTTATGATTAACTCGTCCACTAGGCATTGGCTCAACATCTGCCAGTTGACGTGTCCACCGCCCTCTACTAGAACGCTCTTGATGCCCATTGAATACAACGCCTCCAACGCCTCCCTTAGGGGGACCGCGCCGCCTGGAAATCTTAACACCTTAACGCCGCGGCTCTCCAACTCGGCTATCTTCTCGGGCGGCGCCCTCTCGGTCGTGAGGACTATAGTGGGGGCCGACTTGTCGAAGACTCTGAGGTCTGGCGGGAGGCTGAGAGATCCGTCGACTACTACCCTAATGGGATTTCGCCCTTCGACATATCTAACTGTAAGCCTCGGATTGTCCACTAGGACGGTCCTAGCGCCCACCAGTACGGCGTCGACCTTAGCCCTCAACGCATGTAGCCTCTTGAGGTCTATGGGGCATGAGAGGCGCGAGAATCCCGTCTTGCTTGCTATCCTCCCATCTATCGTTATGGCCGCCGCCAGATACACATAGGGCCTCATCTAATAGTTCTGACGCCTATTATTTGGTCTCTCCGCATGGAGTCTAGAGCCTCTGTGGCTTTAGTAAAGGCCGCGTAGGGCCTCTCCGCGACTCCTATCCCCAACCTCACATCGATATAGACCTGGTCGTATAGGAGATATCCAGTCTTGACGTCGGGCAGGAAGATCATTATATTGTCTCCCCCCAGGTAAAACGCCAGACATCCCAAGCCTCTACACATGGAGTTTATCTTGTTGAGGAGGTCGCCCACCACCACGTAGACGTCGTAGGAGCCCATCCTCTCTGTCTGCCGTGTGCTATTGACTATATCCATATGGCCCACCACAGCCGAATTTCCTGAGGTGTCCTTCCCGTCGTCGCAGTTCTCATAGGCGTCTAGAGGAGTGGGGCCGCGCCCTATACAGTACTCCACAGGGACCGGCGAGACCTCCCTAATCGCCTTGACCCTCTCGACGAGCGCCGTCGCGGGCACGTTGTTCGAATATACGAGCAGATAGTCGTAGCGCATGTGGTGGGGCAATGCGTCTATAGAGGTATATTCGGCCCAGGCCCTTTTGTGTAACTCGGCTTGTACCTGCTGGATTATATGTTCCCGCCTGAAGCCCAAAGTCTCAGTCCACTCGCGGTAGCCTAT
This region includes:
- a CDS encoding 2,5-diamino-6-(ribosylamino)-4(3H)-pyrimidinone 5'-phosphate reductase; this encodes MRPYVYLAAAITIDGRIASKTGFSRLSCPIDLKRLHALRAKVDAVLVGARTVLVDNPRLTVRYVEGRNPIRVVVDGSLSLPPDLRVFDKSAPTIVLTTERAPPEKIAELESRGVKVLRFPGGAVPLREALEALYSMGIKSVLVEGGGHVNWQMLSQCLVDELIITVTPYAFGSGTSLLEGPGYKDTDEAPFRLELKSAEICECGQEVVLRYKVRCKQVFT
- a CDS encoding GTP cyclohydrolase IIa, which codes for MHSVMQLKLIGYREWTETLGFRREHIIQQVQAELHKRAWAEYTSIDALPHHMRYDYLLVYSNNVPATALVERVKAIREVSPVPVEYCIGRGPTPLDAYENCDDGKDTSGNSAVVGHMDIVNSTRQTERMGSYDVYVVVGDLLNKINSMCRGLGCLAFYLGGDNIMIFLPDVKTGYLLYDQVYIDVRLGIGVAERPYAAFTKATEALDSMRRDQIIGVRTIR